In the Pseudomonas orientalis genome, one interval contains:
- a CDS encoding HAD-IA family hydrolase produces the protein MNAPRTAVPIKAVIFDMDGLLLDTEGIYTEVTQIIAERYGRTYDWSIKQHIIGRGAQDLADYVVKALDLPITPAEFLEIREPLMSERFPKALGMPGAEALVRHLKAHHIPIAVGTSSSRNSFGHKTTLHREWFGLFDTIVTADDPEVGAAKPAPDIFLTAARRLGVAPEDCLVFEDSPFGVTAAKAAHMTAIAVPDEAMADSKYQHADQIIRRLAEFDLAAYGLPPMA, from the coding sequence ATGAATGCACCGCGTACCGCTGTCCCGATCAAGGCCGTGATTTTCGATATGGACGGGTTGTTGCTGGATACCGAAGGCATCTATACCGAAGTCACGCAAATCATTGCCGAACGCTATGGCCGCACCTATGACTGGAGCATCAAGCAGCACATCATCGGGCGCGGTGCACAGGACCTGGCCGATTATGTCGTCAAGGCGCTGGACTTGCCGATCACACCGGCCGAGTTTCTCGAGATTCGCGAGCCGCTGATGAGCGAGCGTTTCCCCAAGGCCCTGGGCATGCCTGGCGCCGAGGCGTTGGTGCGGCATTTGAAGGCGCATCACATTCCGATTGCCGTGGGCACCAGTTCGTCGCGAAACTCGTTCGGCCACAAGACCACTTTGCACCGCGAGTGGTTTGGCCTGTTCGACACCATTGTGACTGCCGACGACCCGGAAGTCGGTGCCGCCAAGCCCGCGCCGGATATCTTCCTCACCGCAGCGCGTCGCCTGGGCGTGGCGCCCGAGGATTGCCTGGTGTTCGAGGACTCGCCGTTCGGCGTGACGGCGGCGAAAGCGGCGCACATGACCGCCATCGCCGTGCCCGATGAAGCGATGGCTGACAGCAAGTATCAGCATGCCGACCAGATTATCCGCAGGCTGGCGGAGTTTGATCTGGCGGCCTATGGCTTGCCACCCATGGCCTGA
- a CDS encoding DUF2784 domain-containing protein has translation MLFRLAADSLVLFHLCFILFVLFGGLLALKWRPLIWLHLPAAAWGVAVEVFHLPCPLTRWENLLRHMAGQKGYGAGFIEHYIIALIYPAGLTPQIQLGLGALVLLINIAVYGHLIRRYRQA, from the coding sequence ATGCTCTTTCGTCTAGCCGCCGACAGCCTGGTGCTGTTCCATTTATGCTTCATCCTGTTCGTGTTGTTCGGTGGCCTGCTGGCGCTCAAATGGCGACCGCTGATCTGGCTGCACCTGCCCGCAGCCGCCTGGGGCGTTGCCGTCGAGGTGTTTCACCTGCCCTGCCCGCTCACTCGCTGGGAAAACCTGTTGCGCCACATGGCTGGGCAGAAGGGTTATGGCGCAGGCTTCATCGAACATTACATCATCGCGCTGATCTACCCGGCCGGGCTCACGCCGCAGATCCAGCTGGGCCTGGGCGCGCTGGTGCTGTTGATCAACATTGCGGTGTATGGGCACCTGATCCGACGTTATCGACAGGCTTGA
- a CDS encoding DUF4337 domain-containing protein encodes MSEAFEVPSPHEKHLEHTTEQAHGRGDTFASRIAVMTAIMATVGAMLSYQAGSSESEAAMDKNNAAIIKTEAANQWNYYQAKSSRQNLAELATHIPGVDAAHYNDEIQRYKSQKEDVRKQAEKLEATSLEWDRKSEEALHQHHRWAQAMTAIQIAISLAAITLLTRKEWLKRMAYAAGGVAVVLGSLAWLHL; translated from the coding sequence ATGTCCGAAGCCTTCGAAGTCCCGAGCCCCCACGAAAAACACCTCGAACACACCACCGAACAGGCCCACGGCCGAGGCGACACCTTCGCCAGCCGTATCGCGGTGATGACCGCCATCATGGCCACCGTCGGCGCCATGCTCAGCTACCAGGCCGGCTCCAGCGAAAGCGAGGCGGCGATGGACAAGAACAACGCCGCGATCATCAAGACCGAAGCCGCCAACCAGTGGAATTACTACCAGGCCAAATCCAGCCGCCAGAACCTGGCGGAACTGGCCACGCATATTCCCGGCGTGGATGCCGCCCACTACAACGACGAAATCCAGCGCTATAAAAGCCAGAAAGAAGACGTGCGCAAACAAGCCGAAAAGCTTGAAGCCACCTCCCTGGAATGGGACCGCAAATCCGAAGAAGCGCTGCACCAGCACCATCGCTGGGCCCAGGCGATGACGGCGATTCAGATCGCGATCTCACTGGCGGCAATTACCTTGCTCACGCGCAAGGAATGGCTCAAGCGCATGGCGTACGCGGCCGGCGGCGTGGCCGTGGTACTCGGCAGCCTGGCGTGGCTGCATCTCTGA
- a CDS encoding short-chain dehydrogenase, translated as MNQYIALTNNDSATPALFVDTTAPLEILLDAATYRLRAVTQVLENLALRSDISSDAVVLSDFALLCSIPLRDGCDLLDVIGRRIDMPCA; from the coding sequence ATGAACCAATACATAGCCCTCACCAACAACGACAGCGCCACCCCTGCCCTTTTTGTCGACACCACCGCGCCGCTGGAAATACTTCTCGACGCGGCAACCTATCGACTCCGCGCCGTTACCCAAGTCCTTGAGAACCTCGCACTACGCAGTGACATCAGCAGTGATGCTGTCGTACTCAGCGATTTCGCGTTGCTCTGCTCAATACCACTACGCGACGGATGCGATTTGCTGGACGTCATTGGGCGGCGGATTGACATGCCTTGCGCCTGA
- a CDS encoding cytochrome c: MKALYISTLIVLSLPYTTLSLADNTNGKTLYLQKCAMCHGADIKGTGPLATKSTPPTPDLTTPTFKKRLHDYPGVIVSSIILRPNGDLIPKTLRENGVKLPPHAWSVKDFRDLNEYMGGVISQSR; the protein is encoded by the coding sequence ATGAAAGCCTTATACATCTCCACGCTTATCGTTTTATCGCTGCCTTACACGACGCTATCTCTCGCAGACAACACCAATGGCAAAACCCTTTATTTGCAAAAGTGCGCCATGTGCCACGGAGCAGATATCAAAGGCACGGGGCCGCTGGCGACTAAAAGCACCCCGCCTACGCCTGATCTCACAACGCCCACATTCAAGAAGCGGCTGCATGATTACCCGGGCGTTATCGTGTCGTCGATCATACTTCGTCCAAATGGAGACTTGATTCCGAAAACCTTGCGGGAGAATGGCGTGAAGCTGCCGCCGCACGCCTGGAGCGTTAAGGACTTTCGCGATTTGAATGAATATATGGGTGGTGTCATCTCACAAAGCCGATGA
- a CDS encoding NADPH-dependent F420 reductase, with the protein MKSKVRSMKIGIIGTGNIGGTLARKLTAAGHDVVVANSKGIEGARAFASEIGATPSDVFGAVRGAQVIVLSIPLPAVAELPDDLFASVPADVPVIDTGNYYPGLRDANIPAIDDGMTESVWVSRQIGRPVIKAFNNLLAYTLAELGQPEGSPVRLAAAVAGDDERALETVMELVSEVGFDPVYSGSLEQSWRQQPSTPAYCCDYAASDMRRALDAAVKGAAAKIRDRMPENFAKLGDNPSHDEIVAMNRLLSPISK; encoded by the coding sequence CTGAAATCAAAGGTGAGATCCATGAAAATCGGAATTATTGGAACAGGGAATATCGGCGGCACGCTTGCTCGGAAACTGACAGCAGCGGGTCACGACGTCGTGGTCGCTAACTCCAAGGGCATTGAAGGTGCTCGGGCATTCGCCAGTGAGATAGGCGCGACACCGTCTGATGTGTTTGGCGCGGTGCGGGGTGCGCAGGTGATCGTGCTGTCTATCCCTCTGCCTGCCGTGGCTGAGCTGCCCGATGATTTGTTCGCGTCAGTCCCGGCGGACGTGCCGGTTATCGATACCGGCAATTATTATCCCGGGCTGCGTGACGCCAACATCCCAGCCATTGATGACGGGATGACCGAAAGCGTTTGGGTATCCAGGCAGATTGGCAGGCCGGTGATCAAGGCGTTCAACAATTTGTTGGCCTATACGCTGGCTGAATTGGGTCAACCGGAAGGCAGTCCTGTGAGACTGGCGGCTGCCGTTGCCGGGGATGATGAACGTGCCCTGGAAACGGTGATGGAATTAGTCAGTGAGGTGGGTTTTGATCCCGTTTATTCCGGCTCGCTTGAGCAGTCCTGGCGGCAGCAACCCTCCACGCCGGCCTATTGCTGCGACTACGCGGCCAGTGATATGCGTCGCGCGCTTGATGCCGCAGTCAAAGGTGCGGCGGCGAAAATTCGAGACCGTATGCCGGAGAATTTCGCGAAGCTTGGAGATAATCCCAGCCATGACGAGATTGTTGCCATGAATCGATTGCTGAGTCCGATTTCGAAGTAG
- a CDS encoding winged helix-turn-helix transcriptional regulator yields the protein MNSQREWNCSDPQNRVKWAEATLETLRVLEGKWKIIILCQLFAAKGPLRFSDLEKLIEGINQKMLIQQLKQLEKDGIVRRTVYPQVPPKVEYELTVDGYALGPSMQALIEWAENRRGTPQA from the coding sequence ATGAATAGCCAAAGAGAGTGGAACTGCAGCGACCCCCAAAATCGCGTGAAATGGGCGGAGGCCACATTGGAAACCCTTCGCGTTCTGGAGGGCAAATGGAAAATCATCATTCTTTGCCAACTGTTCGCCGCCAAGGGCCCGCTGCGCTTTTCCGACCTGGAAAAGCTGATTGAAGGTATTAACCAAAAAATGCTGATTCAGCAGCTCAAGCAGCTTGAGAAGGACGGCATCGTTCGCCGTACGGTCTACCCTCAGGTACCGCCCAAGGTAGAGTACGAATTGACTGTCGACGGGTATGCGCTGGGGCCGTCGATGCAGGCGCTGATTGAATGGGCCGAGAACAGGCGAGGCACGCCGCAAGCCTGA
- a CDS encoding crotonase/enoyl-CoA hydratase family protein: protein MSELIAYHLEDGIATLTLSNGKVNAISPAVVSAFNAALDQAEQDRAVVVITGTPGILSGGYDLKVMTAGPKEAIGLVTSGSTLARRLLSHPFPVVVACPGHAVAKGAFLLLSADYRIGVEGPFSIGLNEVAIGMTMHHAGIELARDRLRKSAFHRSVINAEMFDPQGALQAGFLDKVVAPEELHAAALEAARQLKKINMNAHKQTKLKVRKALLEALDDAIIQDQGHSLI, encoded by the coding sequence ATGAGTGAGTTGATTGCCTACCACCTCGAAGACGGTATCGCGACCCTGACCCTGAGCAACGGCAAGGTGAATGCCATTTCTCCAGCGGTGGTCAGTGCGTTCAATGCGGCGCTGGATCAGGCGGAGCAGGATCGGGCAGTGGTGGTCATCACGGGCACGCCGGGGATTCTGTCGGGCGGTTATGATTTGAAGGTGATGACGGCCGGCCCCAAAGAGGCCATCGGCCTGGTGACGTCCGGCTCGACGCTGGCGCGGCGCCTGTTGTCGCATCCGTTCCCGGTGGTCGTGGCGTGCCCTGGGCATGCGGTGGCCAAGGGGGCGTTTCTGCTGCTGTCGGCGGATTATCGCATTGGGGTTGAGGGACCGTTCAGCATTGGCCTGAATGAAGTGGCGATCGGCATGACCATGCACCACGCCGGGATCGAGTTGGCGCGCGATCGTCTGCGCAAGTCGGCGTTTCATCGCTCGGTAATCAATGCCGAGATGTTTGACCCGCAAGGCGCTTTGCAAGCGGGTTTCCTCGACAAGGTGGTGGCACCGGAAGAATTGCACGCGGCGGCATTGGAAGCGGCGCGGCAGTTGAAGAAGATCAATATGAACGCGCACAAGCAGACCAAGTTGAAAGTGCGTAAAGCGCTGCTGGAGGCGTTGGACGATGCGATTATCCAGGATCAGGGCCACAGCCTGATTTAA
- a CDS encoding lysophospholipid acyltransferase family protein: protein MLFLLRMLLMSLHFMLAGVLGVLVGVSRPFNPDNSRLCARLYALPAMWILRLKVTKDVDSLRNKPGTCVVIANHQSNYDLFVLGTVVPHRTVCIAKKSLKWVPLFGQLFWLAGNVLIDRGNAHKARRAMLTTTRTLQHEDTSIWVFPEGTRNLGKGLLPFKKGAFHMAIAAGVPIVQVCVSNYVTHMRLNRWNSGEVLIRSLAPIPTVGMTADDVPRLMQACQAQMDACIAQMDRELQSA from the coding sequence ATGCTTTTTCTGTTACGTATGTTGTTGATGAGCCTGCACTTTATGCTCGCTGGGGTACTGGGCGTGCTCGTAGGAGTGTCCCGACCGTTCAATCCGGACAACAGTCGCCTCTGCGCCCGCCTCTATGCACTGCCGGCCATGTGGATACTGCGCTTGAAGGTAACGAAGGATGTCGACTCGCTGCGCAACAAGCCTGGCACCTGCGTGGTGATCGCCAACCACCAGTCCAACTATGATCTGTTTGTGCTCGGTACCGTGGTACCGCACCGTACGGTGTGCATTGCCAAGAAAAGCCTGAAATGGGTGCCGTTGTTCGGCCAGTTGTTCTGGCTGGCCGGCAATGTGTTGATCGACCGCGGCAATGCGCACAAGGCACGCCGGGCCATGCTCACCACCACCCGTACCCTGCAGCATGAAGACACGTCCATCTGGGTATTTCCGGAAGGCACGCGCAACCTGGGCAAAGGGTTGTTGCCGTTCAAAAAGGGCGCGTTCCATATGGCGATTGCCGCCGGCGTGCCGATCGTGCAGGTGTGTGTCAGTAATTACGTCACGCATATGCGACTTAATCGCTGGAACAGTGGCGAGGTGCTCATACGTTCGTTGGCGCCGATTCCTACTGTGGGGATGACGGCGGACGACGTTCCGAGGTTGATGCAGGCGTGCCAGGCGCAAATGGACGCGTGCATTGCGCAAATGGATCGCGAGCTGCAAAGCGCTTGA
- a CDS encoding magnesium and cobalt transport protein CorA has protein sequence MGRVVAAAVYSAGKKVTDITLDEGAAWAAKPGHFVWIGLEEPSAQELNNLQRQFNLHELAIEDAMEKHSRPKLETFGDALFIVTYSPVRENGKLEFIETHIFAGNGYIITARNGHSASYGFVRQRCEARPLLLEHGEDFVLYALLDFVTENYQPVSEAIHAEIDELERNVLCSSLSERDIQNLHGLRRDVLRLKRYVAPMVEISQELQKLSFPFIDKNMRPYFRDVQIHVTRQMEDLTTLRDIASQTIEIGVLLEASRQSVVQRKFAAWAAILAFPTAVAGIYGMNFQNMPELQWHYGYFAVLGFIGVGCTSLWASFKRSGWL, from the coding sequence ATGGGTAGAGTCGTTGCGGCCGCCGTCTACAGCGCCGGAAAGAAAGTCACGGATATCACCCTCGATGAAGGTGCGGCCTGGGCCGCCAAACCCGGCCACTTTGTGTGGATCGGCCTGGAAGAACCCAGCGCCCAGGAACTGAACAACCTGCAACGCCAGTTCAACCTGCATGAACTGGCGATCGAAGACGCCATGGAGAAGCACAGCCGCCCGAAGCTGGAAACCTTCGGCGACGCGCTGTTTATCGTCACGTACTCACCGGTGCGCGAGAACGGCAAGCTGGAGTTTATCGAGACCCATATCTTCGCCGGCAACGGCTACATCATCACCGCCCGCAACGGGCATTCGGCGTCCTACGGGTTTGTGCGCCAGCGCTGTGAGGCACGTCCGTTGTTGCTGGAGCATGGGGAAGATTTCGTACTCTATGCCTTGCTGGATTTCGTCACCGAAAACTACCAGCCGGTCAGCGAAGCGATCCACGCCGAGATCGATGAACTGGAGCGCAATGTGCTGTGCAGTTCCCTGAGCGAGCGCGACATCCAGAACCTTCACGGCCTGCGCCGCGACGTGCTGCGGCTCAAGCGCTATGTAGCGCCGATGGTGGAGATCAGCCAGGAGCTGCAGAAGCTGAGCTTCCCGTTTATCGACAAGAACATGCGCCCGTATTTCCGTGACGTGCAGATCCACGTCACGCGGCAGATGGAAGACCTGACGACCCTGCGCGACATTGCCAGCCAGACCATCGAGATCGGCGTATTGCTGGAGGCTTCGCGCCAGAGCGTGGTGCAGCGCAAGTTCGCCGCCTGGGCCGCGATCCTGGCGTTCCCCACCGCGGTGGCGGGGATTTATGGGATGAATTTCCAGAACATGCCCGAGCTGCAATGGCACTACGGCTACTTTGCAGTGCTCGGGTTTATTGGGGTGGGCTGCACCAGCCTGTGGGCGAGCTTCAAACGGTCGGGTTGGCTTTAG
- a CDS encoding amidotransferase gives MSLRVCILETDILRPGLIDQYQGYGQMFKRLFAKQPIAAEFVVYNVVQGEYPPDNEVFDAYLITGSKADSFGTDPWIQTLKTYVLQRYERGDKLLGICFGHQLLALLLGGKTERASQGWGMGIHDYTLDAKAPWMSPEVPQLTLLISHQDQVTTLPKNATVIASSEFCPIAAYHIGDQVLCFQGHPEFVQDYSRELLEILQTTLGEKVYTNGVASLERDHHGATVAEWMMRFVAHNAKANPTV, from the coding sequence ATGTCGCTACGCGTGTGCATCCTGGAAACCGATATCCTGCGTCCGGGCCTGATCGATCAGTACCAAGGCTACGGGCAGATGTTCAAGCGCCTGTTCGCCAAGCAGCCGATTGCAGCCGAGTTTGTGGTGTACAACGTGGTGCAGGGTGAATACCCGCCGGATAACGAAGTGTTTGACGCGTACCTGATCACCGGCAGCAAGGCCGACTCGTTCGGCACCGACCCATGGATCCAGACCCTCAAGACCTACGTGCTGCAGCGCTACGAGCGCGGCGACAAGCTGCTGGGTATCTGCTTCGGCCATCAGTTACTGGCGCTGCTGCTCGGCGGCAAGACCGAACGCGCCAGCCAGGGCTGGGGCATGGGCATCCACGATTACACGCTCGATGCCAAGGCGCCGTGGATGAGCCCTGAAGTACCGCAACTGACGCTGTTGATCAGTCATCAGGATCAGGTCACCACCTTGCCGAAAAATGCCACGGTCATCGCCTCCAGTGAGTTTTGCCCCATCGCGGCGTATCACATCGGTGACCAGGTGCTGTGCTTCCAGGGCCACCCGGAATTCGTTCAGGACTATTCCCGCGAATTGCTGGAAATTCTTCAGACAACCCTGGGCGAAAAGGTCTACACCAACGGCGTGGCCAGCCTTGAGCGCGACCACCATGGTGCGACCGTGGCGGAATGGATGATGCGCTTTGTGGCGCACAACGCTAAAGCCAACCCGACCGTTTGA
- a CDS encoding 3-hydroxyacyl-CoA dehydrogenase NAD-binding domain-containing protein, translating to MTDAIRYEKGQDQIVVLTLDMPGQSANTMNAAYREAMAATVARLEAEKDTLAGVIITSAKKTFFAGGDLNELIQVDTAHAQEFYVGVGVLKAQLRSLEILGKPVVAAINGAALGGGWEICLACHHRIALDDPSVQLGLPEVTLGLLPGGGGVVRMVRLLGLEKALPYLLEGKKVRPAQALQAGLIDDVAADRDELLAKSRAWILANPQARQPWDNKGYQIPGGTPSHPKVAQMLAIAPSILRSKTQGCFPAPEKILCAAVEGAQVDFDTAHLIETRYFTELVTGQVAKNMIGTFWFQLNEINAGSSRPPGFARYVTRKVGVLGAGMMGAGIAYVSACAGIDVVLKDVNLAAAEKGKAHSAALLDKKVSRGQLTAEQRETTLARIQPAQEDADLAGCDLVIEAVFEDRELKARVTAAAQRVVGADAVIASNTSTLPISGLASAVPDPGKFIGLHFFSPVDKMPLVEIIKGAHTRDETLARGFDFVLQIQKTPIVVNDSRGFFTSRVFGTFTNEGIAMLGEGVAAPLIETEARKAGMPVGPLAVSDEVSLSLMSHIRQQTAKDLQAQGKAAPSHPATAVIELLVNEHKRTGKAAGGGFYDYPAGARKRLWPELKTRFEQPDKQISPQDVRDRLLFIQAIETVRCVEEGVLMSTADANIGSIFGIGFAAWSGGALQFINQYGLNDFIARARYLAGQYGERFAPPALLLEKAAKGEVFN from the coding sequence ATGACCGACGCCATTCGTTACGAAAAAGGCCAGGACCAGATCGTGGTGCTGACCCTCGACATGCCCGGCCAAAGCGCCAACACCATGAACGCGGCCTACCGTGAAGCGATGGCGGCCACCGTCGCGCGCCTGGAGGCGGAAAAAGACACCCTGGCCGGGGTGATCATCACCTCGGCCAAGAAAACCTTTTTTGCCGGTGGCGACCTCAACGAGCTGATCCAGGTCGACACCGCCCACGCTCAGGAATTTTATGTCGGCGTAGGCGTGTTGAAGGCCCAACTGCGCAGCCTGGAAATCCTCGGCAAGCCGGTGGTGGCCGCGATCAACGGCGCGGCCCTTGGTGGCGGCTGGGAGATTTGCCTGGCCTGTCATCACCGTATCGCGCTGGACGATCCTTCCGTGCAGCTCGGCTTGCCGGAAGTCACCTTGGGCCTGTTGCCGGGCGGTGGCGGGGTTGTGCGCATGGTGCGCCTGTTGGGCCTGGAAAAAGCTTTGCCGTATCTGCTGGAAGGCAAGAAAGTGCGGCCGGCGCAGGCATTGCAGGCGGGACTGATCGATGACGTGGCGGCAGATCGCGACGAGCTGCTGGCCAAGTCGCGCGCCTGGATCCTCGCTAACCCGCAGGCCAGGCAGCCGTGGGACAACAAGGGCTATCAGATTCCCGGAGGCACGCCGTCGCACCCGAAAGTCGCGCAGATGCTCGCCATTGCGCCGTCGATCCTGCGCAGCAAGACCCAGGGCTGTTTCCCGGCGCCTGAGAAAATTCTCTGCGCCGCCGTGGAAGGCGCCCAAGTGGATTTCGACACTGCGCACCTGATCGAAACCCGCTATTTCACCGAGTTGGTGACCGGGCAGGTGGCGAAAAACATGATCGGCACGTTCTGGTTTCAACTCAATGAAATCAACGCCGGCAGCTCGCGACCACCAGGTTTTGCGCGGTATGTGACGCGCAAGGTCGGCGTACTTGGCGCCGGCATGATGGGGGCGGGTATTGCCTACGTGAGTGCCTGTGCGGGCATCGACGTGGTGCTCAAGGACGTCAACCTGGCCGCTGCCGAGAAGGGCAAGGCCCATTCGGCGGCGTTGCTGGACAAGAAAGTCAGCCGTGGGCAACTGACCGCCGAGCAGCGGGAAACCACCCTGGCGCGGATTCAGCCTGCACAGGAAGACGCTGACCTGGCCGGCTGTGACCTGGTGATCGAAGCAGTGTTCGAAGACCGCGAACTCAAGGCCAGGGTAACCGCCGCCGCGCAACGCGTGGTCGGTGCAGACGCGGTGATCGCGTCCAACACCTCGACATTGCCCATCAGCGGCCTGGCGAGCGCAGTGCCCGACCCTGGCAAATTCATCGGCCTGCATTTCTTCAGCCCGGTGGACAAGATGCCCTTGGTGGAAATCATCAAGGGCGCTCATACCCGCGACGAAACCCTGGCTCGGGGTTTCGACTTCGTACTGCAAATCCAGAAAACCCCGATTGTGGTCAATGACAGCCGCGGCTTCTTCACCTCGCGGGTATTCGGCACGTTCACCAACGAAGGCATCGCCATGCTCGGCGAAGGCGTGGCCGCGCCGCTGATCGAGACCGAAGCGCGCAAGGCCGGCATGCCGGTGGGGCCGCTGGCGGTGTCCGATGAAGTGTCCCTGAGCCTCATGAGCCATATCCGACAGCAAACCGCCAAGGACCTGCAAGCGCAGGGCAAGGCAGCGCCGAGCCATCCGGCGACGGCGGTGATCGAGCTGCTGGTCAATGAGCACAAGCGCACGGGCAAAGCCGCGGGTGGCGGTTTTTATGACTATCCGGCAGGCGCCCGGAAGCGCCTGTGGCCCGAACTCAAGACGCGGTTCGAACAGCCCGATAAACAGATTTCGCCCCAGGACGTGCGCGACCGCTTGTTGTTTATCCAGGCCATCGAAACCGTGCGCTGTGTGGAGGAGGGCGTATTGATGTCCACCGCCGACGCCAATATCGGTTCGATCTTCGGCATTGGCTTTGCGGCGTGGAGTGGCGGCGCGCTGCAGTTTATCAACCAGTATGGCCTGAACGACTTCATCGCCCGGGCGCGCTATCTGGCAGGGCAATATGGAGAGCGCTTTGCGCCACCGGCGTTGTTGCTGGAAAAAGCGGCCAAGGGCGAGGTGTTCAACTGA
- a CDS encoding acetyl-CoA C-acetyltransferase: protein MTQALIFDAIRTPRGKGKADGALHSVKPVNLVAGLLTALAQRNDLDTRQVDDIVLGCVTPVGDQGADIAKTAALVADWDVSVAGVQINRFCASGLEAVNLGAMKVRSGFEDLVVAGGVESMSRVPMGSDGGAWVLDPQTNLQSHFTPQGIGADLIATLEGFTRQDVDTFALQSQQKAARARAEGSFNKSLIAVQDQNGIVLLDHDEFIRGDSTLEGLGKLKPSFEMIGQMGFDATALRVYSHVERIHHVHTPGNSSGIVDGAALMLIGSEAKGRELGLQPRARIVATAVTSTDPTIMLTGPAPATRKALAKAGLRVEDIDLFEVNEAFASVVLKFIKDMGIDAARVNVNGGSIAMGHPLGATGCAILGTLLDELEVRRQRYGLATLCVGGGMGIATLIERL from the coding sequence ATGACCCAGGCTTTGATCTTTGATGCGATACGCACACCCCGTGGCAAGGGCAAGGCCGACGGCGCCCTGCACAGCGTCAAGCCGGTGAATCTTGTCGCCGGCTTGCTCACCGCGCTGGCGCAGCGCAATGACCTCGACACTCGCCAAGTGGATGACATCGTCCTCGGCTGCGTCACTCCGGTGGGCGACCAAGGCGCCGATATCGCCAAGACCGCCGCGCTGGTGGCGGACTGGGACGTCAGCGTCGCCGGCGTGCAGATCAACCGCTTCTGCGCCTCGGGCCTGGAGGCCGTCAACCTGGGGGCGATGAAAGTACGCTCCGGTTTTGAAGACCTGGTGGTGGCGGGCGGTGTCGAATCCATGTCCCGCGTGCCCATGGGCAGCGACGGTGGCGCCTGGGTACTCGACCCGCAAACCAACCTGCAGAGCCACTTCACGCCTCAGGGCATCGGTGCCGACCTGATCGCTACCCTGGAAGGCTTCACTCGCCAGGACGTGGATACCTTTGCCCTACAGTCCCAGCAGAAAGCCGCCAGGGCGCGAGCAGAGGGTTCCTTCAACAAATCACTGATCGCGGTGCAGGACCAGAACGGCATCGTGCTGCTGGACCATGACGAATTCATCCGCGGCGACTCAACCCTCGAGGGCTTGGGCAAGCTCAAGCCCAGCTTCGAAATGATCGGCCAGATGGGTTTTGACGCCACCGCGTTGCGGGTCTACAGCCATGTGGAACGCATCCACCATGTGCACACGCCGGGCAACAGCTCCGGCATCGTGGACGGTGCCGCGCTGATGCTGATCGGCTCGGAGGCCAAGGGGCGCGAACTGGGCCTGCAACCACGGGCGCGCATCGTCGCCACGGCCGTCACCAGCACCGACCCGACCATCATGCTCACCGGCCCTGCACCGGCCACCCGCAAGGCGCTGGCCAAGGCCGGCCTGCGCGTCGAGGACATCGACCTGTTCGAGGTCAACGAGGCGTTTGCGTCGGTCGTGCTCAAATTCATCAAGGACATGGGGATCGATGCCGCCCGCGTCAATGTCAATGGCGGCTCGATCGCCATGGGCCACCCACTGGGCGCCACCGGCTGCGCGATCCTCGGCACCTTGCTCGACGAGCTGGAGGTGCGTCGGCAGCGCTACGGCCTGGCCACCCTGTGTGTTGGCGGTGGCATGGGCATCGCCACCCTCATCGAACGCCTCTGA